CTACTGCATgcaactgcttttttttacgtcGTTCATGTGCATCTTCGGATTCGCTTCAATTTTGTTGGTAGGAGCCGTGTACAACTCCATCGGATCTACGCGCTCCCAATTGTTAAATTTACTGGGGAAATCGAGGCTCATTACGTGTCCACATGTGCTCGTGACCTAAACGTTCGTTAGGAGATCAGAAAGTAGAATAGACGGAGAAATATGTAAGTACCTTGAAGAAGGCAGGTTTTCCTTGGAATTGACCTCTATATTCGCTTACGGAGCAAACTCCATTTCGACCtgaacttgaagaaaaatcttacaTTAGATCACGGGTGAGATCTGATACTGGTGAAAAATTTGTAGAAGTCcattcaaaaatcaatagttTTCATATAATTGTGATAATAAATGTTTCTGTACTGGATACAAatcaaagaaagagaagagcgTGCAAAGAAGTCACAGAACTGCtgagaaacaaaattaaaaaaaaagaataattaaatattcttGGAAAGGACTGATCAAATAAGAAAActagatgaaataaataaaaaatagagaacTAACGGACGTACTCCAGATCAGACTAAATACTCCAAGAATTTCGGGAAAAAGAGgttgaagaaaacagaactACAAAAAACGAGATTTTAATCGTAATGGAATCATAGTTCATGTCAATTATCACGCTTAGTGCATCATCAGTAGTCTTAGCAACCAGGTATTCATTACACAACCTTAGCGCAGATCTTAAGAGATGTTCGTTGCGATTTCGAAGGCCACTGGAAAATccatgaactctttttttttaaagaaaaacatttactGCAAACACCACCGGCGAGCATACATGCGATTGTCGGAGCCTTTGCTCCTACCCCtctcacttttggacgattcGCGAACGGATCCTCATCACCTGAGCTGCACTATATGACCTACCCCTTCGCTTGAGCAGGGTCCAGCTAccccctatcgcacctatgccaGTGTGATGGTGGTAAAATACAGAAGACGACAGTAAAAGAGTTGCGGAAAAGAAAGTCAAATTCACCTAGCAATGAAGTACACCTTCTCTAGAGCTTGAGAGGATGAAATCGAGCGTGATTTATCCGTTCAAATAGTACCTTGGGACTAGAGGACTATGATGTAGCTGCTAGGTGTCCGTGGTGAGCTAGCGCAATCGCAAGCAGCCCTGAATAGAGAGCCAGCTCCCGCATATTTCAGAGAGATTCTTCTTCATGATTCATTTTTTGGCTCTTGGAGCggatccaaaacgcttccagAGCTTTTCGCGCAGCAACGCTAGGTTTGCTTGGAATACAGCGGTTCAAAATTATCGACACCGAAGCCTCCTCAAAACCTCTCACAGCTGCATTTCATCCGCCCCGGTATTGAACAATGCTAAGAAAGAATCTCTCTGACCAAAGAACGTTTTTCTCCATTaccaaattattttctctataCTATCTCACTAGACATAAAAATCTGTTTACGGAATTCGTATCATTACGTTTCGGGTTACGAAAATTCGTAACCCGAAACGAATGGTACATAGTCAGCGACCCAGTAACCATGCTGCAGAGCGacgggattttttttgggggggaaGGGATAGGACGATTTCTTGGAGTATATCACGAATTTTACGTACATGTCATATTGTAATGTAAGGTTGTGATTACGGCTGAAATAGTGACTATAATTTAATTGTTGCAGTTCACAATGTATGAGTATTCTTAAGCACCACAAAGAACACTGCTAAGCAAAATCTGCTGATATCTTAGGAACTGCAGCGTCTACAGTAATCATAATTGGTTAACTCTTATGAACTCTATTAAAAAGCTTACTAAGGAGCAGAGCCATTCGGTCAACTGATCTCGATCTACGACTGTGTCGGATGTAGAACTGTGGGTCGGTGGCTCTCGCCTCTTCGCAATCGGAAGTCGCAGTTCCAGTTCTGGATTATAATTCCAAGATGCTCAATGCCAATCACGATCAATCAGTCGTGTCCGACCGTATTTACGACAAGCTCATACTCGAGAAAAGTGGAGCGAAAATTTGACACCATGTAGCACGAACATAGGAAAATCATCTCAGCGATCTTCGAAAATCAATAACTGAAATTTCTGTTCCGTTGGTCGTCAGTTTACAATCGTCGCTGGCACGAGTGCCCGATTAGAAATCAAGAATCTAATATAATACAGCAGAGTGGTAACATATGGTGGTCGTCGCAACCAGGGGGAACAAAAAGATTGACGGGGACTGTGCAAAGTGTATTCGTAAATCTCTGACTCGGTGACTAGCATAGTGGCTGACTTCGAGTCCGATAACAAGGTTGAGAAGTTGAACTAGTGCTCCTGTCGTGCTGACTCACAGAGACTAAAACGAAGAGTACCGAAATCGGGGAGATCTCAACCCTCAGATCTGTGAGCTACTAGAGACAAAACAACGTTACAAAATCAGAATTATCTACAAGTGACGAAGCGTTGCCGAGGAGATTTTAGATTTCCTGCGTAGAAGTTTACGTTTTTCGCTCTCTATAATCAAGCACAACATGCTGAACACACTGCTCTGAATATTGTAGAATCCGATGatgacaaaaataatttctacataacgctcatttattcattacaAATGCAAATATCTGCAGTGAAAATATGCTCTCCAAACCATGTTGATGATGATTTCTGATAAAAACCAATAGTAGTTCccaaagaagttttttttttaatgtaaagaATGGGACGGATCAGAAGCACAACAAAAATGGAATTCCGGATCAAAAGCAGAACAAAGATAGAATTCCTAGATAGGATGAGtataaagagaaagagaatggAAGATAGAATGTGACTCAGCACGCCAGACCGAAGCAAAAGACTCGAATGCCTTACAACTgatcctcagaaaaaaagaaaagtcgatTAAAACTTACGCACATCTAGAAAACCGCATTACTCATACCATTGAACAAACTGGTATAATTTAACACTACCTTTCCGTTTAGAAGCAGTATTGTTCGAAAGAATTTTGGCAATTGAATCAGCAAGAAGTGGCTTCTCGGCCACCATCATGACGGTGGCAGAAGACATCCCTTCAAACAATAACGTCTGAATGGGACCCATAGTAAATGTTCTATTTCGTTAAATAACCATGAAAAAGATGCGGATCTTACCAGAATCAACATGAAACAAGAAACCTCAGACTACATTTATCgaagaaaaactacaaaaaagcaaacagatgaaaaaaacaacaaaaaacaaaccaacAAGAAACGACAAAACTTCGATCACTCTAACTCTTCGTTGATAAATTCGTGCTGAACTGCTGATGAAAATTAACGGATGCCGGAACTACAAATAGCCAGTTACTGCACTGTGAGAAGTGGGTTCTACCTATGGTAACTGATCACACAACATAGTTGAAAAcgacaataacaaaaattattcattatgTCATAATTGGGAAAATGGAGATATCTCAAAGACATCGCACATTGTAGATAGACTTTGCTGCAATACAACAATATCAATAAATACAGAcactaaaacaaaacaattagCTTCTAACAAAATTAACTATTCTAGTGAGTTCGTCACCTAAACACAACAGGTACACTTTTTGGAAGAGGCCATTCAAAGTCAACTTTTTCAACATCGAGATCAAGAATATCGACATCACCGTTTGCTACACCTAGAAGTTCAGCCAAAGAAGGTCGCGTCCTACCAAAATCACCATGAACGAATTCTTTCACGTAAGTGCCAGCTTGTGTTTCGAGCCTAAATATCCAGATTTCATTGAAGAATGACCCTAGAAAATATGTAATCTTCGAATAAATACAATTAGTACAGTTCATGATACTTTGCAAATTCAAAGTGATTACTAAAAGGAAAGAGGCGCATGGCAAATTTAACAAAaggtgtttatttgtttaaggGACTCCCTTCATTATGCTATTTCATTCAGTTGGTGAATTAGTTCCTtcgcttttttatttcaaagacgCTTTAACGTTAAACGAAAGAATTTTCACGGAAAGTAATATACCATTGTAATTATTACCTTCGTAATTCATTCGCTTTTATTTATGACGTTGTAAAAATTAgatgaaatttagaaaaaaaatgtcggaaAAAACTGGAGCTCCTGACACAGCTTCTCTATCATCATAACGTGGCTTTATAAGAAACCTATGAGAAGTCTATGAAGAAGGGTTTACTAAACTGCACAATCTTTTCTTGGTGGCTGAGCCGCATTAGTTCCCGCGCTCTAGTAATAGAAACGCACGTGTCGAGGCTGCCTAGTTTTCTCGAGTTATAGTTCAGATATTCCTGTGTAAATTTcgatcattttttaaaaatgccaTAAACAAGAAGGATTATAAAGTAGTAAGCCTACACTTTAACACACGACATATTAGTTCCCATTTCAATGTTGAGTAgcttttaagaaaaagtgaaagggcTTATTCggatacatgcgatagtcggagccgatgCTTTGAtgttcttcacttttggaggGTTGGTGaggggacctccttcacttctggacggttAGCGAAAGGACTCTCGGCGAATTAATCCTCATCACTTGCACTGCACCACATTAGGTAGACTCCcctcacctgaggagggtcccaCTCATCCCTATCACACCTACGCTATTCGCCTACCTAATAAAAACTAAAGTGTAAAATTAGTCCAACATCCCACAACAACGacacaaattaaaaaaaagaatgaaaagaacagTTCAAGAATCGTAGCCGGTTTGACGGGACTAAACCAACAAACCTTAACAAAAAATGGTGACTATCAATCGGAAGCATCTCCATGTTATACACTGTTCGCGGGCGATCCAACAATGATCTCCTCTTGAGAACTCTAACTGGTGTTTTCTGAATAACATCAACGGGAGCTAGCTTCGCCACAGCAGAGAATGTCTCCTCGGTCAATGGTAATGTGCTGTAGCAGTATGCTACGTAGCACTTTCGTTTATCTGGAACAGAATATTCGACTGGTTAAGGACAGGTCAGATACAAAGCACGGAGATAGGTTAAATAGCGCTTCTGACGTATTTCACGTATAAAACAtttataaaaatgttaaaacaaTGAGAATCAATCAACGAAAAGCGCGAGGAGGTCTACTGAGAGGAGAGTTGTTCCAGTTACACATTCTGACTAGTTACCCGCTTCCTTAGAAAAGTTGCAGATCTCTGTAGAGAAATCAAGCACgcacaaaacaaaatctgaTCAACCAAAAGCACGAGATTTCAAAAGTCACTTTTTCAATGAGAATAGATTCGCACACACTTTTGATGTAAGTTTTGGTCTATATTACTACTTGAGACGATGAGTCTACAAGGTGATGTGCTGTTAAGGTTTCAGTATCCTCGACTTCGTCGGAGCCTAAAATGTTGAATAAAGAGAAATCCATCACATCTCGTCTACATCAAGACCTCAGAATAAAATTCTGCGACAGCAACACAAAATAGGAGTCGTTGGTAAAGAATGCGATGTAGCAAATAAGTAACTGCACTAATTAAAAGTTGCACAAAACGCAGCTTACTGCCAACGGTCGACGGCTCGTCGAATGCCTTATCAacaacttttctttcaaagtcgATTTTGAATTCTAAGCAACCATCCCTCTAGTCTTCAATAGGTTTCAATTTCgagattttctcaatttttttacagtgCCTGATTCACCGATATATCGTCATAGTGTTCTCTATAACTGGTCcgggttggtttttttttcctcatcaaaattatatgtatattatatgGATATTATATTGCTCAAGttgttttctagaaaataacATACCAGGTTGCAAAAAACGAGCCCGTTAACCATCATAAAAGGCTAATTTGCAATCAAAGTTGCAATTGCATTTGTTTATCTCCCAATTACGTACGAAACTATAGGAATGCGAAAGAATGATCAGCTGATCTCGGGCATGACTTATCAAATATCCTGCCAGTGATAAAGAACACATTGCTTGCCTTTTAAAATGCGTTTGACTTCACTTCGTAATCATAGAGATAAGCAAACTTGTAGGTTTTCCTTCACTACTTGTTTTGGATTTAATCGGTTAATTACCAACTTAAAGgccacccacgaatctgaggtggtgcagatttcaggtggagtattcttataaggtatagtagattatggagaggagggtgattccgtccatttcttcccaagtgccgtaaaaaacggcccggaagatgcggcgccgcacaaggctggcgcgctctagtcgaactccccgtagaaaatagtgcgccagaacgcctgaagccgtatcttccgggccgtttttacggcaattaggaagaaatggacggaatcaccctcctctatATAATCCACTAtaccttataagaatactccacctgaaatccgtaccacctcagatgcgtggagtgatgcctttaagcataaAAACTTCTTTGGTCTTGAGCAGAGTCGAATCGCCTATCGCACACAGTGGCGACCCGTTTACATTCGTGCACAGCGTAGTGACGGTTTACTGATTTTCAGTGGATCGACGGTACCTCAGCACATTCGATACTACCAGAGAGGAAGACGGCAGACTACATTCATCTTCAGTTTTCCAGGCTATGGCAGATGTAGGAACATGACTCAAAATGATTCCCTCTAACAATCCCAGTCTATTGCCTCACATACATAGCAGATCGGATTTCACTTAGGTTTAAGATTATTCCACACTATCAGCTTCACAGAATTATATTAATGATGTTAAAAGCGCATTCTCTGCTCACCTTCTTCACCGGTGCTAATCTGTTCAGCTTCTTCCTTTGTGATTCTCGTCAAATACTTCAACTTAATGTCGGGCTGCAAACGATTAATTTCTGATTCAACGTTCCGCAAAGTTTCCAAGTAGTTCGTTCTGCAAAGCAAATTTTTGAGGTGAACTAAGTTTAGCTATATACTCAGTTAGAGGGGTGCGTTGGCGCAAAATTCCAAGCAGTTTTGTTTCGACAGTTTCTTGGCGAAAAAACACTTCTATAGTTTTGTCATTTAGTAGCTTTTAACATCACCTATCAAATGCTTCTTAAAGTTTTATGCCGAATTATAAATATGTTATTTGAGAGCTAAAAATTATCTAAATGGTCTTCTGGTTGAGGAGAAAGGAGATTTCCGACAAGTTATTTTGTTAGAGAGTTAACGAGAAGTAAAAGTAGCAACAAGGAAGTTCTACTTCAATCAGCGTATTTGCCGGATCTTGCTCCATCggatttcgttcttttctagCCACATCCAAGCAATCCGCATGGAGTTCGCTTCAAAAACAAAGTTGATCTCCAACACTAGACTGATGATCTCACTGTGTCACTACAAACTTATTTTCTGCAGCACGGCTGTTGTAATAAACAGAACAGGGGAGCATCTGATTGATTAGCCGGGGGTTCTTTCAATTACTTTCAGAATAATCTCTAGATATCGGAAGAAAACGCGGGGAATCGTTCAGCAAGTCAATATTACCAGATACTCACCCGGATAGTGACGATGTAAGATGACAATTGCGCAGCTCGACCATGAAGGGACGACCCTCGCCCAACATACGTACATCCAAATCCTCCCTTCCTGAAGCGACGAAGCGAGCATCAGAGGCGCAGAACATATCTTTCATAAGCCCACATACTTTTTCAGAAACCTTAGAGGTGATATTTAACCTGGAACTCTGTAGCACCGAAAGAAAACGTAAGCTTACCGAATGTCCAGGATCCTTTGGTGCAGTTTTGTCCTCGACTGACCAAGGAGACTGGGGTAGAGAGCGGGAATATTTACAATATCGTCCGGCAATAAACACTGGATTTCGCTCGAATGCGATTGAGAAAGAGCAAGAACGAGCTGCCGACGAGAGTAAGTACTTCCTAAAACGAAAGCGATTATACAATAGGGCTATATCTATGAAAGGACGTAAAAATACCAACAAGTTACCAATAAGAACATAAGAATGCAAAGCCAACATTCGAAAAGCTCATGCTCTCTATGAGTAAACCAATAGAGAAGGAAAGCCTTGTGAGAGTTactatgaaatgaatgaacgtTGTAGTTTCGTTTCGTCTAATCAACTACTCTTTGGAAGGATTCGTACTagtcaataaattttttaccgtgagaaatttttaaaagtttcgcCTGGattctcatttctcatttcatttacaCTGGATAACAGCagttaattaaaggcatcaccccacgaatctggggtggtacgggtttcaggtgtccaatgcctatacggggttgtagatgatggacaggagggtgattccgtccatttcttcctaattgccgtaaaaaaaaacagcccggaagatgcggcgcgtgcacaaggctggcacgctccaatcgaactcgttgtagaaaatagcgcgccggaagcCGCaccttccgagccgttttttacggggattaggaagaaacggacggaatcaccctcctgtccatcatctacgaccccgtataggcactgcacacctgaaatccgtacaaccccagattcgtggggtggtgcctttaatgcACAACAGAATTGAAACCACTACTTACTTCGCCACATCCTCTTTAATTCGCGTCAACATTTGTTCCACCTTGATTTTCGTAAAAGGTTGAGAATCGGTCTGCTCTTGGAATCTCCTTTTCCTTGACTGTTGAAAATCGTTTGGAAAATTATCGAGAAGGAACTTTGTGTCGTAGTTAGTGAACTCCTCAGTTTCGAAAGTAATAGTCAGCTGAAGATCAGAAGCAAGGGCTGCTCGTAAACCAGATTTCTGGAAACAGAGTTTGATTGATTTAGCACCGTTGGAAAAATGTCTGTTCTGAAACACGACCCCTGGTCACAACACAGATACTTTATTCTGGTGCTACTGAATTTCAATGCTCCTTTACTACAACTAATAACAGGGTGAATGAAAACAGAGTtgaacgaaaatgaaattatgaaaattatacaaaaacacagaaaacagAATAATCTCTGAGGATTCACATATAAACACTTCTACTAAAGACTATTAATCTCAACATACCTGACGGAGCTTTGGCAAATAAGTGTCTATACATCTGATCTTATATGGCACAGAGACCAATATACCATTGAGGTCGGGCCGCGAGCGTTTTATGATTGTTTCGCGGAGAACTTGCGAGATTGGCAAATTTAGTGCCAATGTGAATGCAGAAGCATCATAAGGTGATTCTTCGAGCGATTTTCCAACCGCCTGAGCTACCTACAAAAGGAGATGTAAATGTAGAAACGCCGACATTTCAAATGCTAATGCCTCACTTCGTGTACATCTCTACAAGGTGAGCGATCCGTTACGGAAATTCGCGAAAGAATCATGAACTTTAAGAAGAGGAATGCGTATTCAGATCTATCAACTTCAGCTCACCGACAAATCAGCCAAAAGAGCTCTCTTCCGACTCGAAAAGCcacacagaaaaaagaaaaacatggatATTGAAAATATAGGTATGGAAAGTGAGTTCCCCGTTTGCAATCAAACATACTTCTTCAATATAGTCCTGGTCAAGAAGTCCAAAGCACAGAACACACTCAAACGGCTTGTCAACAGTATCCACATCAGCAGCCTCTCCAGCGACCTGCCGTCGGCAAAGCGTGCAAAGTCTCAGTAGAGGTCTTCGGTCGCCTTGCACTGAATCTGCCATCAgcgactgaaaaaaaagaagctgagAGAACGTTTCGTTCGTCCGTTTCCAACAACTCAACCGACAACAcagaaaaaacaggaagacCAGAACAAATATGAAACAAGTGAACAGACAAAGTGTCTATCTAGGTACgaatcaattgaaaaaaaaaatgaggaaaggaGCTGATGTAGAAATGATTTTTGTTAATGGATGATTACCAAGGATATATGTACCACTTTAAATGCTTGACATTCCGACATCAACgctatccagaaaagaaagtaagtCGTAATTAAGAAAGTGAGTAAAGTAGGTAGGTTTAGACGTTCAGAACCAATGactatggtagggtcaaacgacatgaagcagagtccagttgcgtaagcgactgcgctcgaagcggagcggaaGAGTGTAGCGGGAAAGATAAAAGGGGgacctccaccgcgccgcttcgagcgcaaccgctgaCGCAGTTGCACCGTGTTTCttcgttttgatctgactataTCCATCCAGACTTTGGCACCGtcattatgcgaagaaattATCCAGTTGGACCCGAGATGTCGTCTTCAATGAATCTACGTGAAATAAAGATGACGGCACATCACAGGTCATTCACAGGTCACATGTATTTGCCAAATTCAGTATTTAGCATGGGTACTCCTCACTGTCTACACCTATAGCTAGAAGCATGGGTACGcaatcgggtcaaaatgacaacaGTTGTGTTCAAATGACTACAGTTGTGCAGTTGATTGAGCTGTGGGACCCTCACTCAGATCCTATTTGGGACTAACATTGGTCACACTGCGAGCGCAACCATTGCATCACAATTCAGATTATTTTAAATCAACTGTAGTATTCACCTCTTATTGATTAGGAACGTCACATATCGACGAAAGGTCTGAGAGAACTGGGATTCAATTTCTTTGGAACTATTTTCTAGTTGTATTTCTTAATGATCTTTCTACTCTAAACATTTAACAAAAACAAGTAAGGAAGAAGTAATACGCTAGGTGTATTATTTCATAAAGGACACCATAATTTTGTTGAATTAGGGGTCCAAATGTCTGGAAATTGTAGATAATTTTGAAGCAATTGTACTACTTGACTATTGTTACCTTAACCTCGGCTCTAAACACTTACGCAAAGGTTAGATCACGAAAGGTTGTGGCAACGAACCGTTCAATCCCTGGAGTTGCACCGAACGGtgaattgcgaaaaaaatcgttacTGACTACGTCGTAGACATTATCTAGGAATTATATGCAGATACCACATAATCTTTAACAATTAACCTTGCACAGAACTCCAGAATAGGATAGAGCAGCACAGTTGCTTCGGCGGTAGTTTCGTCGCTCTAGAGCGTTGGCGGTCTCGAACGGACGACAGTTCTCTCCTTTAAACCTGCCGGGCAGGATGCTCTTGCATAAGGATGTTCATTTTCGATGTTTCCTTGTTCTATTtagtgatttcttttctttcttccgaAAGCACGTTCTCTAGCTTTGATGCTATGCTGGCAGTATAGGTTTGTAATAATGCCAGACTCCCATTCTGACATTATTGTAAACCTATACTGCCAGAATAGCATCAAAGGtgatttttatcatttttgtaaTGCCAGACTCCCATTCTGCTCGTGATGTGTTCAACATACTCTTTCTTTCGTAGGGAACTTCCCTTCAGTCTATTTTTGTGTTGATTGAAGGATGGCGAAGCAAGGTCAAGAAGCCATGAAGAAGGCGCTCCAGAATGCCAAAGGTGCGGGTGCTGGGATTGGTTTAATTGCTGCAGCTGGAGCTGCCGTTTATGGAATCTCCCAAGCTATGTTCACCGGTAAGTTCCTCACGTATCATGATCACTTCCATAACTCGTAGTAGGTTCGGCAATCTCCATCAAAGTTAATTCTCTATCTAGAGAATTTGGAAGGGTCTATGTTGAAGTTACTCTGTAAAGATTGTTCCTGCATGTGGCGTCTTAGAAGTTCTAAATCTTGGATTTTCATGACTAAGGATTTTGATAGCAAGTCGGTGAGGACATAGAAATCTGAAGCTTCAGAACTTCCATACTTCAGTACACATCGTTAGTTTTGTGTACTTGACTGGCCTATCTATATAAGCTTATAGAACTTCTATTGTATTTGAGAACTTACGTTTGTTGAAGAGTTTCGCCAGTTCCTGCTGAACAGACTAAGCACACTTCTCTCATATATTCTTGTTGgtagaggataaagtgcacgacCTTGATCAATCCTGATAGGGATGTGCCTACGCGTTCGGATTCAATCCAGGATCGTTAGAGGTTTACGTGTGCGGCCTTACAATGACTCGCGGGTGGGACCTTGCGTGCCAAGTctgtgtttttgtcctcccagccaagtctggtatcaatttattaaCCCAGGAGGAATGAAAAGCGTGGTAGACACTTGGGCAGTTCCGAACCATCGGTTCTGCAGTCACAGTCGAACTTATCatctgcgctacatccgcacCCACAAccaaaagattaaaaaaaagtagacggTCCATTCTTGGGTCAGCCTCCTCTGAACGTTCTTTAGTAGGGAAAGAAGAATGagcaaaattaaataataacaacaaaataacattGAAATGAAGATATAGTAACGACAAATGATAGATATGTGAATAAgcaagaagaaacaaaactgtTGCAATCAAGGGTCACGTGCTTGTTTGCTTTGCTGTTGAAGCATTATTTAAGGTTTCTCATCTCTTCATGTTCTGGAACatctcggattttttttccgttttgactacttgtttttctattcagtGGATGCTGGTCATCGAGCCATCATGTTCAATCGAATTGGTGGGCTCTCTAATGATGTTTACAAAGAGGGGCTCCACTTCAGAGTTCCATGGTTCCAGTATCCCATAGTATATGATATTCGTGCTCGACCAAACCAGGTTCGTATTTTGATTTGAACGTAATTAAATCAGTTTGTTATCTTACACAATTTCTTTGCGAGGCTGGTGCTTGTAGTGCTACTTTTGTTGACTTATCTCGTTGTTATCTCTGTATAACGTATTAATTCCTTCACGGAGATGAAAACTGGTGAGTATATTCGAAGTATAATGTCTCGGAAGCTGCAACTTCTGGAGCGAGCTCGCGTTGCGTCGCGCTTATGATTAAACGAGTCAAACAGGCAGACGAGTTAAAGACaccaccccacaaatctggggtggtacgggtttcagctgGGTAATGCTTATCtttggtcgtagattgtggggaaaagggtcattccgttcatctctccctgtatcagtgtaagcggacgaccccggaactgttttttacgacgacttcTGTTGCAATCCGCGACTGTGGCACACCGcccctcctgcgattcgtccgaattgGTCTTccttcttccccacaatctacgaccccgtataggcattacccgcctggaGCCcctaccactccagattcgtggggtgatgcctttaaagtcaaGCAGTCCTAGTCGCATATAGCGCCAGCAAATAATTAATTGCGCAACCGAATTTTTCTCGAAGGAAAGGcccaatttaagaaaaaaaataagatttttacTCCG
This is a stretch of genomic DNA from Necator americanus strain Aroian chromosome II, whole genome shotgun sequence. It encodes these proteins:
- a CDS encoding hypothetical protein (NECATOR_CHRII.G7362.T2) → MADSVQGDRRPLLRLCTLCRRQVAGEAADVDTVDKPFECVLCFGLLDQDYIEEVAQAVGKSLEESPYDASAFTLALNLPISQVLRETIIKRSRPDLNGILVSVPYKIRCIDTYLPKLRQKSGLRAALASDLQLTITFETEEFTNYDTKFLLDNFPNDFQQSRKRRFQEQTDSQPFTKIKVEQMLTRIKEDVAKKYLLSSAARSCSFSIAFERNPVFIAGRYCKYSRSLPQSPWSVEDKTAPKDPGHSVSEKVCGLMKDMFCASDARFVASGREDLDVRMLGEGRPFMVELRNCHLTSSLSGTNYLETLRNVESEINRLQPDIKLKYLTRITKEEAEQISTGEEDKRKCYVAYCYSTLPLTEETFSAVAKLAPVDVIQKTPVRVLKRRSLLDRPRTVYNMEMLPIDSHHFLLRLETQAGTYVKEFVHGDFGRTRPSLAELLGVANGDVDILDLDVEKVDFEWPLPKSVPVVFR